A single genomic interval of Streptomyces showdoensis harbors:
- a CDS encoding carbohydrate ABC transporter permease: protein MSPRPARPLGSRLAARAAGGAVRLVLVLVALFWLLPTAGLLLSSLRSPSDIASGGWWQVFATPAQLTTENYRHLLANETITDSLLSTVLITVPATLLVIVLGSLAGYAFAWLDFPGRDWWFLVVVGLLVVPVQVALVPVSKLFGTVGIFETTLGVVLFHTAFGLPFAIFLLRNFFAEIPRELLEAARLDGAGEIRLFTRVVLPLGGPAVASLGIFQFLWVWNDMLVALIFADAQSPPITVALQQQVRQFGNNVDVLAPGAFVSMVIPLLVFFAFQRQFVSGVMAGAVK from the coding sequence ATGAGCCCCCGCCCGGCCCGCCCCCTGGGGTCCCGGCTCGCCGCCCGCGCCGCCGGCGGCGCCGTACGGCTCGTCCTCGTGCTGGTGGCGCTGTTCTGGCTGCTGCCGACGGCGGGGCTGCTCCTCTCCTCGCTGCGCTCCCCCTCCGACATCGCCTCGGGCGGCTGGTGGCAGGTCTTCGCCACGCCCGCGCAGCTGACCACCGAGAACTACCGGCACCTGCTCGCGAACGAGACGATCACCGACTCGCTGCTCTCCACGGTCCTGATCACCGTCCCGGCCACCCTGCTGGTCATCGTGCTCGGCTCGCTCGCCGGATACGCCTTCGCCTGGCTGGACTTCCCCGGCCGGGACTGGTGGTTCCTGGTGGTCGTGGGCCTGCTCGTGGTCCCGGTGCAGGTGGCCCTGGTGCCGGTGTCGAAGCTGTTCGGCACGGTCGGGATCTTCGAGACGACCCTGGGCGTGGTGCTGTTCCACACGGCCTTCGGCCTGCCGTTCGCGATCTTCCTGCTGCGGAACTTCTTCGCGGAGATCCCTCGCGAGCTCCTGGAGGCGGCCCGGCTGGACGGGGCGGGCGAGATCCGCCTGTTCACCCGGGTGGTGCTGCCGCTGGGCGGCCCCGCGGTCGCCTCGCTCGGCATCTTCCAGTTCCTGTGGGTGTGGAACGACATGCTGGTGGCGCTGATCTTCGCGGACGCGCAGTCGCCGCCGATCACGGTCGCGCTCCAGCAGCAGGTACGCCAGTTCGGCAACAACGTCGACGTGCTGGCGCCGGGCGCGTTCGTGTCGATGGTGATCCCGCTGCTGGTCTTCTTCGCCTTCCAGCGGCAGTTCGTGTCCGGGGTGATGGCGGGCGCGGTGAAGTGA
- a CDS encoding ABC transporter permease: protein MTTTTTLDKPGGPPAPPAPPTSEELRALARRHGLTVSGARPPLPAYARQLWARRHFITAFATAKLTAQYSQARLGQVWQVMTPLLNAAVYYAIFGVLMDVQRNIPDYVPFLITGVFAWTFTSQTIMTGTRAISGNLGLVRALHFPRASLPIALALQQLQQLVFSLGALVVILLCFGEFPRPSWLLMIPALLLQTLFSTGLALVMARLASRTPDIAQLMPFVLRTWMYASGVMWSIQHLAGGGRFPHAVVLALQCNPAAVYIDLLRFALVESFTAAQLPPHVWAVAAGWALLAFAGGFVYFWKAEETYGRG from the coding sequence GTGACGACGACCACCACCCTCGACAAACCCGGCGGGCCCCCCGCACCGCCCGCGCCCCCCACCTCCGAGGAGCTCCGCGCCCTCGCCCGGCGCCACGGCCTGACCGTGAGCGGCGCCCGCCCCCCGCTCCCCGCGTACGCGCGGCAGCTCTGGGCCCGGCGGCACTTCATCACCGCCTTCGCCACGGCCAAGCTGACCGCGCAGTACAGCCAGGCCCGGCTCGGCCAGGTCTGGCAGGTGATGACCCCGCTGCTCAACGCGGCCGTCTACTACGCGATCTTCGGCGTCCTCATGGACGTCCAGCGGAACATCCCCGACTACGTCCCGTTCCTGATCACGGGCGTCTTCGCATGGACCTTCACCTCACAGACGATCATGACCGGCACGAGGGCCATCAGCGGCAACCTGGGCCTGGTCCGCGCCCTGCACTTCCCGCGCGCGAGCCTGCCCATCGCGCTCGCCCTCCAGCAGCTCCAGCAGCTGGTCTTCTCGCTGGGCGCGCTGGTCGTGATCCTGCTCTGCTTCGGCGAGTTCCCGCGCCCGAGCTGGCTGCTCATGATCCCCGCGCTGCTGCTCCAGACGCTCTTCAGCACCGGGCTCGCCCTGGTGATGGCCCGGCTCGCCTCGCGCACGCCGGACATCGCGCAGCTGATGCCCTTCGTGCTGCGCACCTGGATGTACGCCTCCGGGGTCATGTGGTCGATCCAGCACCTGGCGGGCGGCGGACGCTTCCCGCACGCGGTGGTGCTGGCCCTGCAGTGCAATCCGGCGGCCGTGTACATCGACCTGCTGCGCTTCGCGCTGGTCGAGAGCTTCACGGCCGCCCAGCTCCCGCCGCACGTCTGGGCGGTGGCGGCCGGCTGGGCGCTGCTCGCCTTCGCCGGCGGGTTCGTCTACTTCTGGAAGGCGGAGGAGACCTATGGCCGCGGCTGA
- a CDS encoding carbohydrate ABC transporter permease — protein sequence MANRFRGTAVAAAFLLPALVLLGALVVYPIGYSVQRSFLDRSGESFAGLDNYVALFTDESIRTAVRNNLIWVVVAPTVATALGLVFAVLTERVRWGTAFKLVVFMPMAISMLAAGIIFRLVYEQDPDRGVANAVWVGVHDTFAEASGFPRARPLPVHPLEAAGGGAYVTRSPVRGGEVARLPLIGVAPAQMPEGARPARTPAPAAEGIAGVAWLDFTRGGGGKPNVVDPRELGLDGLRIEAVKGGTVVARATAAADGTFILPPAADGAVLRLPASNFREQYDGVEWLGPSLVTPAIIGSYVWMWAGFAMVLIAAGLAGLPRELLEAARVDGANEWQVFRRITVPLLAPVLAVVLVTLMINVLKVFDLVFIIAPGSAQDDANVLALQLYRSSFGTDADLGVGSAIAVLLLLLVLPVMALNIRRMRRTRRETRR from the coding sequence ATGGCCAACCGGTTCCGCGGGACGGCCGTCGCCGCCGCCTTCCTCCTGCCCGCGCTGGTCCTGCTCGGCGCGCTGGTCGTCTACCCGATCGGGTACTCGGTCCAGCGCTCCTTCCTCGACCGGTCCGGCGAGTCCTTCGCCGGCCTGGACAACTACGTCGCCCTGTTCACCGACGAGTCGATCCGCACCGCCGTCCGCAACAACCTGATCTGGGTGGTCGTGGCCCCGACCGTGGCGACGGCGCTCGGTCTGGTCTTCGCCGTGCTCACCGAACGGGTGCGCTGGGGCACGGCGTTCAAGCTGGTCGTCTTCATGCCGATGGCCATCTCGATGCTCGCCGCCGGGATCATCTTCCGGCTGGTGTACGAGCAGGACCCGGACCGCGGGGTGGCCAACGCGGTCTGGGTGGGCGTGCACGACACCTTCGCCGAGGCCTCGGGCTTCCCGCGGGCCCGCCCGCTGCCGGTGCACCCGCTGGAGGCGGCGGGCGGCGGGGCGTACGTCACCCGGTCCCCGGTGCGCGGCGGAGAGGTCGCCCGGCTGCCGCTGATCGGTGTCGCGCCGGCGCAGATGCCGGAGGGCGCGCGCCCGGCCCGTACCCCGGCGCCCGCCGCCGAGGGGATCGCGGGGGTCGCCTGGCTGGACTTCACCCGGGGCGGCGGCGGGAAGCCCAACGTCGTCGACCCGCGCGAACTCGGGCTCGACGGGCTGCGGATCGAGGCGGTGAAGGGCGGCACCGTCGTCGCGCGCGCCACGGCCGCCGCCGACGGCACGTTCATCCTGCCGCCGGCCGCCGACGGGGCCGTCCTGCGGCTCCCCGCGAGCAACTTCCGCGAGCAGTACGACGGGGTGGAGTGGCTCGGCCCCTCGCTCGTCACACCCGCGATCATCGGCAGTTACGTGTGGATGTGGGCCGGCTTCGCGATGGTGCTGATCGCCGCGGGGCTCGCGGGTCTGCCGCGCGAGCTCCTGGAGGCGGCCCGGGTCGACGGGGCGAACGAGTGGCAGGTGTTCCGCCGGATCACCGTCCCGCTGCTCGCGCCGGTCCTCGCCGTCGTCCTCGTGACCCTGATGATCAACGTGCTGAAGGTCTTCGACCTGGTCTTCATCATCGCGCCGGGCTCGGCGCAGGACGACGCCAACGTGCTGGCGCTCCAGCTGTACCGCTCGTCCTTCGGCACGGACGCCGACCTCGGGGTGGGCTCGGCGATCGCCGTGCTGCTCCTGCTGCTGGTGCTGCCGGTGATGGCGCTCAACATCCGCCGGATGCGCCGCACCCGAAGGGAGACCCGCCGATGA
- a CDS encoding glycosyltransferase 87 family protein: MTTDPPPQPGAPGTARTESAPPALTRSPFESETFTSATFVTVGLGPRLALAALWVLTRAGMLYLLHRDDFGIGGVASEVHVLYRHWYGLFAQGTFPPDDATWQYPPGAGLVIMSPGIFPWLTYFQGFVLLTLLADAAVTVALAHADSARLTHGAWFWVLGLPLLLHIPLARYDVQTTALAVLALLALGSRSTAAHRVGGALAGLGALVKVWPALTLIGTPRGRTTREAWTAAAVTAAVLLATLTLLFSDALGFLRQQGNRGVQIESLGGTGLALARATGLWPGSVQFRYGAYEYVGPYVSTVGHVALLLTVAAFGWLLLWRMRARTWTAATPLDAAFAAVLLFTVTSRVISPQYMVWLLGLAAVCLTSRSTVMRPVAFLMLPAAALSSLAYPVLYVDVAAGTWPGITVMALRNGLLLAAAAVAARRLWTGSVSVPA; the protein is encoded by the coding sequence ATGACCACCGACCCGCCGCCCCAGCCCGGTGCGCCCGGCACGGCCCGCACGGAGTCCGCGCCGCCCGCACTCACCCGCTCCCCCTTCGAGTCGGAGACCTTCACCTCCGCCACCTTCGTGACCGTCGGCCTCGGCCCGCGGCTCGCCCTCGCCGCGCTCTGGGTGCTCACCCGTGCCGGGATGCTCTACCTGCTCCACCGCGACGACTTCGGCATCGGCGGCGTCGCCAGCGAGGTGCACGTCCTCTACCGGCACTGGTACGGCCTCTTCGCCCAGGGCACCTTCCCGCCCGACGACGCCACCTGGCAGTACCCGCCCGGCGCGGGCCTGGTCATCATGTCCCCCGGGATCTTCCCCTGGCTGACCTACTTCCAGGGCTTCGTCCTGCTCACCCTCCTCGCCGACGCGGCCGTCACCGTGGCCCTGGCGCACGCCGACAGCGCCCGCCTCACCCACGGCGCCTGGTTCTGGGTGCTCGGCCTCCCCCTGCTCCTGCACATCCCGCTCGCCCGCTACGACGTGCAGACCACCGCCCTCGCGGTCCTCGCGCTGCTCGCCCTCGGGTCCCGCTCCACCGCCGCCCACCGCGTCGGCGGGGCCCTCGCCGGGCTCGGCGCCCTGGTCAAGGTCTGGCCCGCCCTCACCCTGATCGGCACCCCGCGCGGCCGCACCACCCGTGAGGCCTGGACCGCCGCCGCCGTCACCGCCGCGGTCCTGCTGGCCACCCTGACCCTGCTCTTCTCCGACGCGCTGGGCTTCCTGCGCCAGCAGGGCAACCGGGGCGTCCAGATCGAGTCGCTGGGCGGCACGGGCCTCGCGCTGGCCAGGGCGACCGGGCTGTGGCCGGGCTCGGTCCAGTTCCGCTACGGCGCCTACGAGTACGTCGGCCCCTACGTCTCCACCGTCGGCCACGTCGCCCTGCTGCTGACCGTCGCCGCCTTCGGCTGGCTGCTGCTGTGGCGGATGCGCGCCCGCACCTGGACCGCGGCCACCCCGCTCGACGCCGCCTTCGCCGCGGTGCTGCTCTTCACCGTGACCAGCCGGGTGATCAGCCCCCAGTACATGGTCTGGCTGCTCGGCCTGGCCGCCGTCTGCCTGACCTCACGCAGCACGGTCATGCGGCCGGTCGCCTTCCTGATGCTCCCGGCCGCCGCGCTGAGCTCCCTCGCGTACCCCGTCCTGTACGTGGACGTCGCCGCCGGCACCTGGCCCGGCATCACCGTGATGGCGCTCCGCAACGGCCTGCTGCTCGCGGCGGCGGCCGTGGCCGCCCGGCGGCTGTGGACCGGCTCGGTGAGCGTCCCGGCCTGA
- a CDS encoding ABC transporter ATP-binding protein — MAAAEPSQHLRHEGEPTVIADGVHVTYTERGGAGRKPHTVHAVKGVSFAAYRGEAIGLIGSNGSGKSTLLKAVAGLLPTSAGRIYTRGHPALLGVNAALMADLTGERNVILGGLAMGMSRKEIGERYADIVEFSGIDDKGDFASLPMRTYSSGMGARLRFSIAAARSHDVLLIDEALATGDAPFRRRSQRRIDELRAEAGTVFLVSHSNSTITETCDRALWLEAGSLRMDGPADEVVAAYDDFTAFTSTGPKTRKNEDKPG; from the coding sequence ATGGCCGCGGCTGAGCCCTCACAGCACCTCCGGCACGAGGGCGAACCCACCGTCATCGCCGACGGCGTCCACGTCACGTACACCGAGCGCGGCGGCGCCGGGCGCAAGCCGCACACCGTCCACGCCGTCAAGGGCGTGAGCTTCGCCGCGTACCGGGGCGAGGCGATCGGCCTGATCGGCTCGAACGGCTCGGGCAAGTCGACCCTCCTCAAGGCCGTCGCGGGCCTGCTGCCCACCAGCGCGGGCCGGATCTACACCCGCGGCCACCCCGCGCTGCTCGGGGTCAACGCGGCCCTGATGGCCGACCTCACCGGCGAGCGGAACGTCATCCTGGGCGGCCTCGCGATGGGCATGAGCCGCAAGGAGATCGGCGAACGCTACGCGGACATCGTCGAGTTCTCCGGCATCGACGACAAGGGCGACTTCGCGTCGCTGCCGATGCGCACGTACTCCTCCGGCATGGGCGCCCGGCTCCGCTTCTCCATCGCCGCCGCGCGCAGCCACGACGTGCTGCTCATCGACGAGGCCCTGGCCACCGGCGACGCGCCGTTCCGCCGCCGCAGCCAGCGCCGGATCGACGAACTGCGCGCCGAGGCGGGCACCGTCTTCCTGGTCAGCCACTCGAACTCCACCATCACCGAGACCTGCGACCGGGCGCTGTGGCTGGAGGCGGGCAGCCTGCGGATGGACGGCCCGGCGGACGAGGTCGTCGCGGCGTACGACGACTTCACCGCGTTCACCAGTACGGGCCCCAAGACGCGGAAGAATGAGGACAAACCTGGCTAA
- a CDS encoding TetR/AcrR family transcriptional regulator, with protein MTTPSRTPRRTPAGAAVLREDVTEAIRAAVFEELAAVGFARMSIEGIARRAGVGKTAVYRRWKSKLSLVLDLVGAVAVQGLPAPATGSLHGDVRALLEVASHALRHPVASQVIPDLLVEAVRNPEIAEAIKAALLDGRQGVVAQVVREAVARGELPEGADPDRALDLVVGPLYWRLVVVRTETPQGYLDDLARSAVAALTA; from the coding sequence ATGACGACACCTTCCCGGACCCCTCGCCGCACCCCCGCGGGAGCCGCCGTGCTCCGGGAGGACGTCACCGAGGCCATCCGCGCCGCCGTCTTCGAGGAGCTGGCCGCCGTCGGCTTCGCCCGGATGTCCATCGAGGGCATCGCCCGCCGCGCCGGGGTCGGCAAGACCGCCGTCTACCGCCGCTGGAAGTCCAAGCTCTCCCTGGTCCTCGACCTCGTCGGCGCCGTCGCCGTCCAGGGCCTGCCCGCGCCCGCCACCGGCTCGCTCCACGGGGACGTCCGCGCCCTCCTGGAGGTCGCCTCGCACGCCCTGCGCCACCCGGTGGCCTCGCAGGTCATCCCGGACCTGCTCGTCGAGGCGGTACGGAACCCCGAGATCGCCGAGGCCATCAAGGCCGCCCTCCTCGACGGCCGGCAGGGCGTCGTCGCCCAGGTCGTCCGCGAGGCCGTCGCCCGCGGCGAACTGCCCGAGGGCGCCGACCCGGACCGGGCCCTGGACCTGGTCGTCGGCCCGCTCTACTGGCGGCTCGTCGTGGTCCGCACCGAGACGCCGCAGGGCTACCTCGACGACCTCGCCCGCTCGGCGGTGGCGGCGCTCACCGCCTGA
- a CDS encoding ABC transporter substrate-binding protein → MRGGGTLRIGAVTAVAVLMAAGCGGGSHTDIGPSHTPSAAGDGLSLPNLAGQKIEVAAVWTGPEQENFGKVLKEFEKRTGATVIFVPAQDPIVNFLGTKIAGGSPPDVALLPQVGAIRQAVAQKWLKPLGPEARAQLAKNYAKGWQDLGAVDGTPYGVYFKAANKSLVWYNTAAFENAGASEPKTWKEFLATADTISASGVTPVSVGGADGWTLTDWFENVYLSQAGPEKYDRLAKHTIPWTDPSVTRALTTLAELFGKPALLAGGTDGALQTEFPVSVTQTFTGGDRAKAAMVFEGDFSAVNIAQTGAEIGKDAKVFPFPAVGDGGTAPVVTGGDAAVALKDGRAAQALLTFLASPAAARIWAGEGGFLSPNKGLDKAAYPNDVQREIAAALIGAGDDFRFDMSDQMPQSFGGTPGKGEWKALQDFLKNPKDIAGTQARLEAEAAKAYKG, encoded by the coding sequence ATGCGTGGTGGCGGAACTCTTCGGATCGGCGCGGTGACGGCGGTCGCCGTCCTCATGGCGGCGGGCTGCGGAGGCGGCTCCCACACGGACATCGGCCCCTCGCACACCCCGAGCGCCGCCGGGGACGGGCTCTCCTTACCGAACCTGGCGGGCCAGAAGATCGAGGTCGCCGCCGTCTGGACCGGCCCCGAGCAGGAGAACTTCGGCAAGGTCCTGAAGGAGTTCGAGAAGCGCACGGGCGCGACGGTGATCTTCGTGCCGGCGCAGGACCCGATCGTGAACTTCCTCGGCACGAAGATCGCCGGCGGCTCCCCGCCCGACGTGGCGCTGCTGCCGCAGGTCGGCGCGATCCGGCAGGCCGTCGCGCAGAAGTGGCTCAAGCCGCTCGGCCCGGAGGCCAGGGCGCAGCTGGCGAAGAACTACGCGAAGGGCTGGCAGGACCTCGGCGCGGTCGACGGCACCCCGTACGGGGTGTACTTCAAGGCCGCCAACAAGTCCCTGGTCTGGTACAACACCGCCGCCTTCGAGAACGCCGGCGCGAGCGAGCCGAAGACCTGGAAGGAATTCCTCGCCACCGCCGACACGATCTCGGCCTCCGGCGTCACCCCGGTCTCCGTCGGCGGAGCGGACGGCTGGACCCTCACCGACTGGTTCGAGAACGTCTACCTCTCCCAGGCCGGTCCCGAGAAGTACGACCGGCTGGCGAAGCACACCATCCCGTGGACGGACCCGTCCGTGACCCGCGCCCTGACGACGCTCGCCGAACTGTTCGGCAAGCCGGCGCTGCTGGCGGGCGGGACCGACGGCGCGCTGCAGACGGAGTTCCCGGTCTCCGTGACCCAGACCTTCACCGGCGGCGACCGGGCGAAGGCCGCGATGGTCTTCGAGGGCGACTTCTCCGCGGTCAACATCGCGCAGACCGGTGCCGAGATCGGCAAGGACGCGAAGGTCTTCCCCTTCCCGGCCGTCGGCGACGGCGGCACGGCCCCGGTGGTGACCGGCGGCGACGCGGCCGTGGCGCTCAAGGACGGCAGGGCGGCGCAGGCGCTGCTGACCTTCCTGGCCTCGCCCGCGGCGGCGCGGATCTGGGCGGGCGAGGGCGGCTTCCTCTCCCCCAACAAGGGCCTGGACAAGGCCGCGTACCCGAACGACGTGCAGCGGGAGATCGCGGCGGCCCTGATCGGGGCGGGCGACGACTTCCGCTTCGACATGTCGGACCAGATGCCGCAGTCCTTCGGCGGGACGCCCGGCAAGGGCGAGTGGAAGGCGCTCCAGGACTTCCTGAAGAACCCGAAGGACATCGCGGGGACCCAGGCCAGGCTGGAGGCCGAGGCCGCCAAGGCGTACAAGGGCTGA